Sequence from the Chanodichthys erythropterus isolate Z2021 chromosome 12, ASM2448905v1, whole genome shotgun sequence genome:
tgtttcttcttcttccactctCGAGCTCATAAAACCGCTTGCAGTGAAATTTGATACACAGATTGAGGACAGTCCAAATATtctccacagcaaatttgggagtctctaactcaatcccctctagtaataaaaatgttcccaccaccaccaaaaaaaacaaacaaataaaaaacctCCTAGACAGTTTGtccaattttcatgaaaatcaaatcagatcatcttcagaccttGCTGGCAAAAAGTTGTGAAAAGCTCTTTCGTTCTCGAATAACACGCAAACAAATTTGACAAAGAGTACAGCGAATTGGATGCAAAGCTTCCCAAAAAAATTCAAAACTTCTGAATGGCTTGCCAAAAAATCATAAAAGTTAGATTTGGGGCATCATGCCAAgtcaaatgatatccaattttcccataacAGCCAGTTTGGGCATcagacattttgaattttgtagtaaaatactgtattttatgaatgcattagcgtatcattacgaaactcggtatgggccATCAGCAGAAGTTTCGAGCAGTCTCCTTGGAGTTCTTGCCGAGTCCAGAGATACCAAACATGCAAATATCTATGAAACGGTTTGTCCAATTGAGATGAAACCACAGTAGGAAAATCTGAAACAGGTCGTTGCCTATatatgtcaaaattttgatagtaaatggcaaaaataaatgcaattaaaGTCAGGGGTGGCCATTTTTTATGTgctcataaatataaatattttctaaatgaAATTAGATATTTTCACCACATTTGACACTTATGTATGGGGGGAACTCTGAGGACAGACATAAAAAAGTGGGACTGcaccacttggtggcgctatactTGAACAGAACATGAAATTGGCTTTAACTACAGTACTGCTGGTCTGACTGACTTCAATAATGACCTGCAGTCTCTTTGTCTCAGTTGTTATCATAGTCCATTATGACGTGGTTGGTCTGCTGCTAGCTTCCTTATTTGCTTCTGTTGTGCTTGACCccttaattgctgcttgcagctatattttcatattattgATGTAATCATCATGAAATTAACCTGCATTAAATGATTGGTGTGATTTCGGAAAGCTGCATCACCTACAACAGCAGCCTAAAATaactactaaaaacacatttgactATTAGTTAACATTGTCCAGTAGCCATGTGATctatatctttttattttagaGGTGGAGGAATAAACTTTGAAAGATTATGAAGACATGATCATTGTTGTTTTAATCAGGAACTAAAGACCAGGAACGTAAATTAAGTTAAACAGAAGTAAACAGAGTCCGTTTTAATTTTATGTtcacattaaaaacataaatataccATTAAAGTGTCAGATACAATCTATAGGatgatttaaaattatatatatatatatatatatatatatatatatatatatatatatatatatatatatatatatatatatatatatatgtaaaatcgagatgtaaacaaaatcaagaTGTAAACTGAAATGATTTTTTCTCCTTAGAACAGTTCTTGaaactatataatattaaatactatgaagaacaaaaaattctatctatctatctatatatatagtATCTATATGAGTACatccctcacatttttgtaaatattttattattattatcttttcatgtgacaacactgaagaaatgacactttgctacaatgtaaagtaatgagtgtacagcttgtataacagtgtgaatcccctcaaaataactcaacacacagccattaatgtctaaactgctggccacaaaagtgagtacacccctaagtgaaaatgtccaaattagGCCCAATTAGCCAAATTAGTCTCCCCAGTGTCATGTGACttgttagtgttacaaggtctcaggtgtgaatggggagcaggtgtgttaaatttggtgttatcgctctctctctctctcatactggtcactggaagttcaacatggcacctcatggcaaagaaccctctgaggatctgaaagaaagaattgttgctctacataaagatggcgtaggctataagaagattgccaagaccctgaaactgagctgcagcacggtggacaagaccatacagcggtttaacaggaTAGGTTCCTCTCAGAACAGGCCCCGTCATGGGCGACCAAAGAAGTTTAGTGTACAtgctcagcgtcatatccagaggttgtgtttgggaaatagatgtatgagtgctgccagATTTGttgcagaggttgaaggggtgggcTGCACAGTGCTCAGGGACTGTCGGTGCTCAGACCACACGccacacactgcatcaaatcAGTCGTCCCAGAAAAAAGCCTCtattctaaagatgatgcacaaaaacagtttgctgaagacaagcagactaaggaaATTAATTACTGGTACCTCCAAgatgaccactgccttgctaaagaagctgagggtgAAGGAGATGGAACTCCAgtgcccaagagggttaaggcagtgctggaaaataatggtggccacacaaaatatatttttcagcagtttagacattaatggctgtgtgttgagttattttgagggcacagcaaatttacactatacaagctgtacactcactactttacattgtagcaaagtgtcatttcttctatttacaaaaattagagaggtgtactcacttctgtgagatactgtatatatatatatatatatatatatatatatatacagctatggaaaaaattaagagaccacttaacattgatttctgaacttggagtggtctcttaattttttacatagctgtatatatatatatatatatatatatatatatatatggttggCGTTTTGTTAATTTTGTGTTGGTCTACGTTTGCGTGCGCTGTACAGCTTTATCCTCAGGCTGGGAAGGTCATAGAGCTCTTtcaggtgaaagtgtttctcaAAAGTGTCCACAAAGCTGTTCTCTGGGTCCAGACGGAACCTCATGGCCCATAAGATGATGGTGTCATCTGAACTCAGGTGCATGAAGGTCTCCATGAGCTCGTGCAGGAACGGGTGTGAGTACACCACGTCTGCGGCCATGATGTAATCGAAGTGGCAGGTCGCGCGCGGGAATCGCTCCTCCAGCTCTTTCCCCCAGCTGAGCTCTGTCACGTGCGGCTCATGCCTGCAGCGCCCTCTGGTGTTGCGCATCACGTTGTGCCTCAGGTTACCCAGGATATCCGGCAGGTCTGTGGACGTTACCTTCGCTCCTGAAAACATTATTCATTTAGTTTTAAATGTCATAAATGTAAACAAAGTAAAATCAAACCAAAGAGAGATTAAAATGTGTATCAAGACTATTCTTCATATGACAAGAAAGCTGTTAAGATGCATTGCGTATTATGCAAGTCTAGTATTTAAATAACTATTAGCATATTTATAACTATTAGTTTTTTATATACATACTGATACTGTAACTATTAAAGTATTCATATACAGTAAGTAttcaattatttatattattaatgcatttatataATGATTGGTGTATTTAAATAGTGATTCCTGTATTTATATAACaatttacttatttatataAGCAATATGCAAATCTAATATGCAAATCATTTATAGTGATTTGCATATTTGTATAGTGATTAGCATATTATGATTAACGTATATAGCGTATATAGCAATTAACGTATTTATATAACGCTTAGCGAATATAGCAATTAgcgcatttatatatatttatattgtgcaTTTATAGGGGTTAGCAGATTTATATAGCGATAagcatatttatatatgaaaattTTTATAGCGATTAGCGAATTTATGTAGCgattaatgtatttatatagcAATTAGTGAATATAACAATTAGCACATATATAAATTAGAGCATTTATTTAACGATTAGCAATTATAGTAATTAGTGTATTTACATACTGATTACTGTATTTATATAGCGATTATTGCATGTAGtgatttgcatatttatatatgaaaattTTTATAGCGATTAGTGTATTTATATAGCGATTTGTGCATTTCTATATACAAATTTTATAGCGATTAGTGTATTTATATAGTGATTTGTGCATTtctaaatgaaaattttatagCGATTAgtgtatttatatagcgctttgcgtatttatatagcgcttagCGAATATTGCAATTAGCGCATTTATATAGCGATTTGTGCATTTATATATGAAAATTTTATAGCAATTAGTGTATTTATATAGCGATTTGcgtatttatatagcgcttagCGAATATTGCAATTAGCGCATTTATATAGCGATTTGTGCATTTCTATATGAAAATTTTATAGCGATTAGTGTATTTATATAGCGATTTGcgtatttatatagcgcttagCGAATATTGCAATTAGCGCATTTATATAGCGATTTGTGCATTTatatatgaacatttttatagCGATTAGTGTATTTATATAGCGATTTGCGTATTTATATATGAACTTTTTTTAGCGATTAGCATATTTATATAGCGATTTGTGCATTTATATATGAAAATTTTTATAGCGAGTAGTGTATTTATATAGCGATTTGTGCATTTatatatgaacatttttatagCGATTAGTGTATTTATATAGCGATTTGTGCATTCATATATGAACAGTTTTATAGCGATTAGTGTATTTATATAGCGATTTGTGCATTCatatatgaacatttttatagCGATTAGTGTATTTATATAGCGATTTGTGCATTTATATATGAATTTTTATAGCGATTAGTGTATTTATATAGCGATTTGTGCATTCATATATGAAAATTTTTATAGCGATTAGTGTATTAATATAGCGATTTGTGCATTTATATATGAATTTTTATAGCGATTAGTGTATTTATATAGCGATTTGCGCATTTATATATGAAAATTTTTATAGCGATTAGTGTATTTATATAGCAATTTGTACATTTATATATGAAAATTTATATAGCGATTAGTGCATTTATATAGCGATTTGCGTATTTATATAGCGATTAACGCATTTATATAGTGGTTAGCGCATTTATACAGTgattaatgtatttatatagcAATTAGCGAATTTATACAGTGATTACTGAATTTACATAGCGATTAGcgaatttatataaaaattagcAAATTTATATAGCgatttgtgtatttaaatagcgatatatttatttttatataatatttatataaagatTAGTGAATTTATATAATGATTAGTGCCCCCTTCTGGCTTGGTACATTATTGCGGttctgactgtttttgtgttgtaCTTTATTggaattcaatttaaaaaaaacaatactgtaatattgctatgattttttttttttggacacaaCCTCGATTTTAATACCAAGGTATCTGaagtattattatatttcacaCGGTATCTGGTCTCTCTCACCGAGGAGGCTGGTCACTATGGTAACGAGGCCCGTTCCGGCTCCCAGCTCAATGATGTTCTTGTCCATGAGGTTGTATTCCTCACGGTGAGTGTCGAGGAAATGACACAAGACCATGGCCTTGAAAGAGAAGGTCACAATCAGATAACAGTTAACACTAGTTCTGCTCCTCAATGTgaagtgtgtgagagagtgatgCGTACCGAGGGCCACAGAACGGCCCCGTAGCAGTCCGTCGACTCCTTGATCTTAATCTCAATGTCTGCAAACCCGTAGCCTTCCCACGCTTCCGTTCGGATCAATGACGGACGAAAGTGTCGTTTCATAATCGCTGCTGCCAGTTCAGCATCTGCAGCGACGCCTGCAAACACACAAACTTCTTCATTCAAAGGCCCCATATActataattcataaatacattattaaagtcaAAACTCACATCTAAtgttatttaatggacctgaacTGAAATGAACAATGAACAGCTGTGCTTTTATTATGTAACATTACCAAATAAATATTGTAACGAAtgcattgctcattgttagttaatgcattatctAATGgattttattgtaaagtgtaaccaGTTATTTTAAGAAGAACGATCTTTCGGTGTCAAACTCACTATAGCTGCTACTGAGTTTAATTGAATATTAAATCTGCAACAGTTAacaattttattacattttgtttaatGTAGCATTCATGATTTTTTGTGTTAATATGTATCGTTAGAAAATAAATCAGGGGTTTAAACTTTAGACATCTCAGAATTTTTAGATATGTTGCAAAAAATGGCAAACCtcattaaaataaacagaaaatcttcaaactgtttaacgattacatttattagtttaaaataaaacagcaacatttaGATCAAACCTCATATTaaacaactaaaataaaacagctcaaacaatGTTTAGTTTGACTTTCTAAAGGTTTAGCAACTACTAAAGATTTTGGAAATAATTCTCTTCTGCTCACTGCAattatatgatcaaaaatacagtaaaaatagtgaaatattattagaatgtaaatcagctgttttctatgtgaatatatagtaaattataatttatatccagtgatcaaagctgcattttcagcatcattactccagtctccagtgtcacatgatccttcagaaatcattttattatGATGATttaatgctcaagaaacatttatgattattatcaatgttgaaaacagtgcatatatttgtggaaaccgtcatacattttgattttcaggttcactgatgaatagaaagttcaaaagaacagcatttgatGATATCAATTATATAAAttgaatgtgtccttgctgaataagaCTCTTTTATCTTActattaaattgtaaaaatatgtaCTTATCATTCATGGAAAGTGTCATAAACACAGACACAGTAGCTACACAAGTGTTTGGTGTCAGTATGAAGCGTATAGATGCTGTCTCTCGCTCCAGATCTTCTTGATGTGTTACATAACTGATGGCACTGTGTGATTGATGACAGATGACAGATCAATAATGAGCTCATACGCACTACACTAATGGAGTCATTCATTCCCTATACACACCAATGCACATTTATCTAAGAGAAAAGACATTAAGAGAGTCATTTGACTCATTTCACCTGTCACTCTGGAAGTGTTTGAGTTATTCCTGTGCCGCAGGAACCACATTTCACTTTACTCAGAGTTTGTATTTTTCTATAGCTGTTAAAATTACATATAGAAGACAATATATTCACACCCACCCTCATTGTTTTCATCCTGCTCCATTTGGATCTGACAGCCGAAGGTCCTTATAAGTGCAAATTCACACAAGTGCCTTCAACTTTCCCTCAGTGGTCTCTGTGCGTGTCTCTGTCCAACATCGGGTTTCAGGTGATTGACAGCAGCAGCTGCGGTTGAATGGAGGTCAGCCAGAGAAAGGGAAGCCTACGGCACTAGAGAGTAAACAGatcctctctgtctctctccggAATCATTCTGTGCCTCCGGTTCTGGAAGCAGGAATGTAGATGTTGTTCGGCTATGATCACAATAACACTTAAATCGTATGAGATTAGCAGCTGAGCTCATCTGACCTCCATCAAATGCTCTGACCAGGATTTACCTCAGGCTCATATTGTGACACAGGCTAAAGACAGTAATGGTTGTGACTCGATTACAGATGCGTAAAATACTCTAAACGTTAGTCTTTATATGTGTTTttaagtaaagaaaatgctgtacttattcaaagaatcagttctttctttaccattgcattgcaaacaagcagagatgttcttaaaggattagttcactttcaaatggaAATTAGCACAAGCTTTACTcgccttcaagccatcctaggtgtatatgactttcttctttctgatgaacataatctgagatatattaataaatatcctgacgcatccgagctttataatgtcAGTGAACGAGACCAAcaagctttttccgtaagttgaatagggaaggtgtaggacatagcGTAAGccttttgaactgcaagagttttacactttttttgtaCGTAGAAGGCGGTCTGACGGGAACTAGTTATTTTACTAGATATTTAGATGCTaggtatttaaaatataaaatggttaaatatatttgaacaatttcaaatatataaagtccaacttcgttcagcactcgtttagtgatgtctgatcgcactctgacagcggcagtgatgtctcgcacatatacttcaatgagtgtcagacgtcactgccgctgtcagagcgcgatcagacctcactaagcgaatgctggaCATAGAGGTGTAtgagaggtaaaaaattatataaatactgtttggtttcttgagcaaaccgatcgtttcgtgtcttaggacatcaatgtgtcgtcacgagccgcagggtttaattcggatttgtctaagcaagttttatttactctcaTAGCAGAAGTCCCCATctactcccattatttgactggttgcagttaaaaatcatcatttgtgttctactgaagaaaaaaagtcacctacatctaagcagataaacatcaaattttcatttttggttgaactatccctttaatatatctctgactgtgttcatcagaaagaagagagtcatatacacctagcatggattgagggtgagtaaaacttggggaaattttcatttgaaagtgaactaatcctttcacTGCGCCAGGCACGTCATTCACGATAGAGTCGGGGTGGAGTTAGAGGTTTGAATGACGGTTTGATgatccaatggagttacgatgtttagtcacaagctcttttcattggattaaatatttgcaaaacccaGAGACAGACCTAAAGGGGGAATGATAGTAatgatttatgaaaaataaaatagaaaaatgatagcaacattataattttttttaacaatttataaAGTAATTATTGTTTTAGCAATAGAATGaagtaataataatgaaaaaagtattatttttttcctcattgtaATTGCCTTTTCTAAATTGTGATTACAGGGTTTTCCACATTAAACGTTCCCATTCACAGTAATATAAGAGCACCTCTTTGGTATATCTTTCTAAAGTCTTTGTTAatagcaaagtccctttaagacaagtcatttcactcggcggccatcttagAAACTCCTCTCGGGCATCCAAgtcatagacagtaaaagaaatggacacagcgaccccattggaactcaattgaatcaagtgaagcccatttttagcgatttttagcacttccttttctgacgcgcagactcacactaagcttgatgatgtcagcaacctgtctaacagctgtaaatcttctagtagctgtgcgtgcaaactgccatcgttaatcttgcagagacggcgagcttgagcggggagttctttggcgtgagtgagcaggagtaagtat
This genomic interval carries:
- the mettl21e gene encoding methyltransferase like 21e, which encodes MEQDENNEGVAADAELAAAIMKRHFRPSLIRTEAWEGYGFADIEIKIKESTDCYGAVLWPSAMVLCHFLDTHREEYNLMDKNIIELGAGTGLVTIVTSLLGAKVTSTDLPDILGNLRHNVMRNTRGRCRHEPHVTELSWGKELEERFPRATCHFDYIMAADVVYSHPFLHELMETFMHLSSDDTIILWAMRFRLDPENSFVDTFEKHFHLKELYDLPSLRIKLYSARKRRPTQN